The sequence TGGCAAAGCCATTGCCCTGGCCTACGCCGAAGCAGGCGCCAAAGTAGCCTGCGCAGCCCGCACCCTGGCCGACGTGGAAGCCGTTGCTGAGCAGATCCGCGCCAGCGGCGGCCAGGCCATCGCTATCAGCTGTGATGTGAATGACGCCAGCCAACGTGAAGCTGCAGTCCAGACCACAGTCCAAACCTTCGGAAAACTGACTCACTTGGTCAATAACGCTGGCGGCGGCGGCCCTAACAACCCGCTGAAATTGAGCTGGGAAGAGTTTGACCGCTCCATGCATTTTAACGTCACCAGCGCTTACCACCTCATTCAGCTGTGCGTTCCACACATGTTCGAAGCAGGCCAGGGTAACGTGGTCAATATCACATCAGGAGCCGCTCGCTATATTCAGCGCGGTTTCAGCCGCTATGCTTCAGCCAAAGCCGCACTGACTCAACTGGGCTTCATGCTGGCGCAGGACTTTGCTCCAACCATCCGCATTAATGCTATCGCTCCCGGACCAATCATGACCGACGCCTTGCAGGGCGTGATGAGCGATGAAATCCGTCAGATCATGGAAACCAACACCCCCCTGAAATGCCTGGGCGAAGTCGAGGATATCGCCGCCGCCGCACTTTATCTGGCAACACCGGCTTCCAAGTGGGTGACCGGCAAGGTCATCGAAGTCGACGGCGGTGCCGAATCCAGCGTATTCCCCACCTGAGAGGCAAACAGCACATGGCTCTGGATCCACAACTGATCAAGGCTTTGGGTGACGAACTTTTCAACGCCCTGCGCCAGCGCACAACGCTCACCCCGCTGACCAACCGCTATGCAGACATCAGCATTGAGGATGCCTACCGGATTTCCCTGCAGTTTCTGAGCCGGCGCGAAGCACTTGGTGAACGCGTGATCGGCAAGAAGATCGGCGTAACAAGCAAGGCCGTGCAGGACATGCTCAATGTGCATCAACCTGACTTCGGCTTTCTCACTGACCGTATGCAGGTAGCCAACGGTACCAGTGTGAGTCTGGCCGAGTACAACCTGATCCAGCCCCGAGCCGAAGGCGAGATCGCCTTCATTCTGGCTGAAGATCTGAATGGCCCAGGTATCAGTGCCGACGATGTACTGACCGCAACTGAAGCGGTTACCCCCTGTTTTGAAATTGTCGACTCTCGCATTGCCGACTGGCAGATCCGCATTCAGGACACCGTCGCCGATAACGCCTCGTGCGGCGTTTTTGCTTTAGGCGAGACCCGCATTGACCCACGCCAAATCGACCTGGCCAGCGTGGAACTGACCATGCAGAAAAACGCCCAACCCGCCGGTAATGGCCTGGGCTCCGCAGTTCAGGGGCACCCCTGCGCGGCAGTTGCCTGGCTGGCCAATACCCTTGGTGAGCTGGGCATTCCCTTCCGTCGGGGCGAAATCATTTTGTCCGGGGCGCTTGCCCCGTTGGTTCCGGTCACTGCCGGCGACCAGATCGAGATGCATATCAGCGAACTGGGCAGTGCCCGCCTGCGCTTCACCGACTGACACTCAGGGAGAACCTTATGAGCAAGAAAATCCGCTGCGCCCTGATCGGGCCCGGCAATATCGGTACCGACCTGCTCTATAAACTGCAACGCAGCGAAGTACTTGAGCCCGTGTGGATGGTCGGTATCGACCCGACCTCCGAAGGCCTCAAACGCGCAGAACAGATGGGGCTCAAGGTAACCTGCGAAGGCGTCGATGGACTGCTGCCACATGTACGCGATGATGATATCCGTATCGCCTTCGATGCCACGTCGGCTTATGTGCATCGCGAAAACAGCCGCAAACTGACTGAGCAAGGGGTCCTTATGATCGACCTCACGCCGGCTGCCATAGGCCCCTACTGCGTACCACCAGTCAACTTGGCGGCCAACCTCAAGGCCGGTGCCACCAATGTCAACATGGTCACTTGCGGTGGCCAGGCAACCATTCCTCTGGTTGCCGCCGTGTCTCGCGTACAACCGGTGGAGTACGCCGAGATCATTGCAACTGCCGCGTCGAAATCGGTCGGCCCTGGCACACGCAAGAACATCGATGAGTTCACTCGCACCACCGCTAGCGCGATTGAGAAAGTCGGCGGCGCACGCAAAGGCAAGGCGATCATTATCATCAACCCCGCCGAGCCTCCGCTGATCATGCGCGACACCGTTCACTGCCTGGTTTCTGGTGAACCAGACCAGGCGGCGATCAGTGCTTCCATCGAGCAGATGATCAGCGAAGTACAGAAGTACGTCCCCGGCTACAAACTGGTCAACGGGCCGGTATTTGACGGCAATCGGGTCTCGATCTTTATGGAGGTAGAGGGCTTGGGCGACTTCCTGCCCAAATATGCCGGCAATCTGGACATCATGACTGCCGCCGCAGCCCGCACGGCGGAAATGTTCGCCGAAAACCTGCTCAAGCAAACCGCTCTGTAAGGAGGCACATCATGGATCTTAGCGGCAAGAAGATTACCGTACACGACATGTGCCTGCGCGACGGCATGCACCCGAAAAGACATCAGATCAGTCTGCAACAAATGCAGGCTATCGCCATGGGCCTGGATCAGGCCGGTATTCCTCTGATCGAAGTCACCCATGGCGACGGCCTGGGAGGCAGTTCGGTCAACTATGGCTTCCCGGCTCACAGCGATGAAGAGTATCTGTCGGCGGTCATTCCGCTTCTCAAACAGGCCAAAGTTTCCGCTCTGCTACTCCCGGGTATCGGCACTGTCGATCACCTGCGCATGGCGCAGGATCTGGGCGTCAACACCATCCGTGTGGCAACCCACTGCACTGAAGCCGATGTCTCGGAACAGCACATCAGCCTGGCCCGCAACCTGGGCATGGATACCGTCGGTTTTCTAATGATGGCTCACATGAACAGCCCCGAAGGTCTGGCCAGTCAGGCGCTGCTGATGGAGAGCTACGGTGCAAACTGCATTTATGTCACCGACTCGGCCGGCTATATGTTGCCGCAGGACGTCAGCGCGCGCATCGAAGCACTGCGCGCTACCCTCAAGCCAGAAACCGAAATCGGCTTCCACGGCCACCACAACCTGGCCATGGGGGTTTCCAACTCCATCGCGGCCATTGCCGCCGGAGCTAATCGCATCGATGCAGCCTGTGCAGGACTGGGCGCCGGCGCCGGCAATACCCCAATGGAGATTCTGATCGCGGTCTGCAGTCGCATGGGTATCGAGACCGGCGTAGATGTCTTTGACATCCAGGATGTTGCCGACGATCTGGTCGTTCCCATCATGGACTTCCCTATTCGCAGCGACAAGGATGCCCTGACCATGGGTTATGCCGGAGTTTATGGCTCCTTCCTGCTATTCGCCAAACGTGCCGAGCAGAAGTACGGCGTGCCAGCCCGAGAGATTCTGGTCGAAATGGGTCGCCGCGGCATGGTTGGAGGTCAGGAGGACATGATCGAAGACACTGCACTTACTCTGCTCAAGCAGCGCCAGGCCTGAACCTCTGTAGCCTACCAGCGGCCCCTGATGGGGCCGTTGTTTATTGGGGAGTGATCTTATGTCCACGGTAGTTGAGAGTCCCGGCCTCGGCTGGCGGGCCCATGGGGTGCTTTCGGTTTTGGTGTTTGGCTATGCCGGATTCTTCATCGGCCGACAGATCATGTCGGTGATGATTGAGCCGATCAAGCTCGAGTTTGGTGCATCGGATGCAGCCATGGGGCTGATCTCCGGGCTGGCCTTTGCCGGTGTCTATGCCCTGATGGGATTGCCAGCAGGACGCCTGGCGGACCGTCGATCCCGAGTTCGCCTACTGGCCGCTACCGCCCTGCTATGGTCCATAGCCACCCTGCTATGCGGCTTTGCCATGAGTTTCTGGATGCTAGTACTAGCCCGCATGCTGGTTGCGGTTACCGAAGCACCAGTGACCCCAGCATCCCTGTCTCTGATTACCGACCTCTATCCAGCCAATCAGCGTTCGCTGGCCATCAGCTTTTTTACTGGCGCCCCTACCGTGTCGGCGATTATCGGACTGGGCCTGGGCGCCTGGGTGATCGACAACTTTGGCTGGCGTACCGGCTTTTACCTGATTGCCACGCCAGTACTACTTGTTTCGCTGGTGCTGAGCTTCCTGGTCAAAGAACCTGCGCGCGGCTACTGGGATACCAGCCCCCCTGCCAAGCCGCCCCACCAGTCACTGCGTCAGGCTGCCCACCGGTTAATGCGTAATCGAGCTTATATGCAGCTGATCGCGGTATGCGCCCTGTTCAGCTTCAGCGGCTTTGCGTTTGCGATGTGGAACACCAGTTTCCTGATCCGCTCACACGGCTTGTCATTGCAACATGCCGGGATCATGGCCGGAGTGGTAACAGGTACTACCGCCGCAGTCGGTGGCCTGTTCAGCGGCTGGCTATGTGACCGTCTGAGCAGCACCAATCGGCAATGGCTGATCTGCATTCCCATTATTGGTCAAAGCATTGCCCTGCTCTGCATGCTGTCCTATCTGCTATGGCCAACCGGAACGGTGTTTCATATCGGCAACATGCCTGTACCCAAGGCAATGCTGTGGTGCGCGCTGATGGGCTTCTTTACCGTCTGGTGGGTAGCCCCGATCTTCAATCTGCTAACCCAACTGGTCAGTCCCTGGGAGCGCGCTACCGCCATTGCTCTGCAAACCATCTGCACTACGCTCGCCGGAGTAGGGCTCGGGCCGCTCCTGACCGGCATTCTGAGTGACGCCCTAAGCGGCCCAAGCGGCAGTGAGTCACTGCGCCACGCCATGCTCATCATCAACCTCAGCCTGCTTATCCCTATTGCCTTGCTGGCTTGGCTGCATCGCCAGAAAATTATTGTCCACCCCCCGGCACCTGGATAGCCCACTCACACAAAAGGCCCCAGTGGGGCCTTTTGTGTTGACTCAGCAAACCATCAGAAACGCTCAGGCCGCATCATAGCGTCCATCCCGCCATCGGCGAAAACCACCGTGCCATGCATGAAACTGGCTTGATCAGACAATAGAAAGCGAATCACGTTGGCCAGCTCATCCGGCTGGCTACCCCGGCCCAGCGGAGCAACAAAGTTGCGGGTCGCTTCGCCATAACGCGCATCTTCGGTAGAAGCCTTATACAGAGGAGTTTCCACCACACCCGGCGCAACCACGTTCAAGCGTACTCCACGCTTGGCCCACTCACGCACCTTGCGCCGCACCAAAATACTCACTGCCAGCTTGGAGCCGGCATAAGCCAGACTAGGCTCCTTGATGTCATCGATCGCAGCCAAGGCGCCAGCCTCATCACCGTCGAGCATCTGCGCAATAATTGGGTGTTTATCCACGCCCGGCTGCACCGAAGCCACTGACCCCACAACAACGGCCGAAGCCTCATGCCCGTTGCCCAGCGCTTCGGCCAAGCCATCAAGCAATGAACTGACGGCGAAATAGTTGACCGCGAGAATCAAGCCACAGCTAGGCGCCGTGACACCCACACCCGCACAAAGCACCAAATGATCAAGGGTCCCGGCAGACTTGGCCAACACTTGCTCAATCACTAACTGCCGACCTTCGGCCGTTGCCAGATCGGCATTGATATCAGCATTGGCGCGATCAATGCCAATGACTGTATGTCCGGCTTCGCGCAATTGGGCACAGAGCGCAGCCCCAATGCCCGAGGCCGAACCAGTAACCGCAGTAATAGGCATATTGCTTCTCCAAGGTTTCAAAGGTTGATGACTGCCACTCTGACTAACCTCCGGCGACTATTCATCGTCCTAAAAGACTAGCGTTACAATTTCGGCAGGCGCGTGAACCAGGGCTGCGCCTGTTCCAGCTGCGCCGCCAGACGCAACAAAGTACGCTCCTCACCAAAACGTCCAGCAAACATCACCCCAACCGGAAGTCCAGACTCAGTCCAGTACAAAGGCACCGACATCGCCGGCTGGCCAGTGGTATTGAATATTGATGTAAATGCCGCAACCCGGCCTGCCACAGCCCCGAACTGCTCCAGCGGCAGCGCCATGTCAATTACCCCGAGCTTGGGCGGGACCTGTGCAAGGGTAGGGCTCAGCAGCACATCATAATCTTGCATGAACTCGGCCATTTCGCGCGCTGCCTGCTGCAGCGCATCAAGTCCGCGGGCATAGTCCAGCGCAGGAATTTGTTTGCCCCAGCTCAACATCTGCCAGTTGGCCGGCTCCAGGTCAGCCTCCGTAACCGCACGCCCAAGTTCAGCTTCTCGCAGCGCTACACGATGCGCCAGGCTGACAATACTCATAAGCCCTGATGCCTGGGCAGCGGAGGCCATATCGATACGCGGTACCGCCTCCTCGACCCGATGCCCCAGTTCGCGGCAAAGCAGTGCGGCCTGATCAACAGCCTTGATACATTCGGCATCGACCGGAAAATCCTGCAAGGGCTCCTGCATCACCGCGATGCGCAGCTTCCCGGGTTCACGCTTCATCTGCGCAATATAACTGCCCTCACCCGAGTGGGCATCAAACGCCCGCCCCGGATTCGACCAGGCAAAAGCGTCCAGCATTGCGGCAGTGTCACGCACACTGCGACTGATCACATGCTGCGCCGACAGGCCTCCACGCACTTCCCCATCGCCCGAACCGATCGGCACCAAACCACGACTAGGCTTCAGGCCAAACAAGCCACAAGCAGAAGCCGGGATACGAATCGATCCACCACCGTCGCTAGCATGGGCAACCGGCACAATGCCGGCCGCTACTGCAGCAGCGGCACCACCTGACGACCCGCCAACGCTGTAATCCAGATTCCAGGGGTTACACGTTGCGCCAAACAGGGAGCTTTCGGTATTGGGACTGTTACCAAACTCAGGACTGTGGGTTTTGCCGAAGACCACCAGTCCGGCATCACGCACCTTGCGCACGAACGGGTCGTCCTGCCGGGCTCGGGCATCCTTGAAGAACCGTGAACCCTGGGTAGTCACTGTATCGGCCATGGAAACGCCAAGGTCCTTGAGCAGAAAAGGCACCCCAGCAAAGGCTCCGCCACCGACTCCGGCCGCAACCTGTCGCCTGGCCAGTTCAAAGTGTTCCATAACCACAGCGTTGATCTGCGGATTGACCGCCTCAGTACGGTTGATCGCCAGTTCCAGAAGCTCGGCCGGGGATACCGCACCCAGGCGCACCTGCTCAGCCAGCCCCATGGCATCGAAACGCACATATTCATCAAAGCGCAGCCCGCTTGACCCAGCCCAACTGAGCGGGGCCCGTAACGTGCTGACTGCGGCACCAGCAGCCAGCAGCGCGGTACCGGCAATAAAGTCTCTGCGGGAAAATGTTGTCATTATTGTGCTCCACAATTACGGAAGAAATGCCACGAAACGCTCTTTCAACTCATCAGCATCCGATCGGCAAGTAGCCACCCGAATGCAACGCTCATCACCCTTAAGGGCTCTTGTAAGGCTGGATTGCAGCTCTTCGATATTCTCAGCCTCCAACCACAGCAAGGCGGCAAACGGCAATATCGACGCGCCTTTTTGCAACTGATCAAGGCTGGCCTTGATGTCGTAAAACTCACCGCCGGCCAAAACCTGCAGCAGTGTCTGGGCCCTTACCAGTTGCGCGGTGGCGGAAGCATTGGGAGGCAATAACACAACCACACGCTCACCAGCGCAGCCCCCAGCCGGTTTAATATCACGCCAATCAGAAAGCAATAGCTCATGCGCCGACCCAACCCGAATCATCTCCTGACGCATGAACTGGGCTTCATCATCGAGCACCCGGTTACGTGATTCGGAGCGCATGATGCGCCCCACATCCAAAACCTGGGCAAGGCGGACTTCGGTTATACAGTCGAAGTCCAGATCTTCAGCATCCAGAAGATGGTTACGAACATATTGAGCGAATGGGAAGTATTTCATCGCCAACAGGCAATGAGTCGACTCGTAATAGTTGCGAAAGGCCTGCCGATCCAGATCGTCCCGGCGGGTAATTAGTGACAGAGCTTTCATCCCGGCGTTCCGTGGCTACAATTTCTTGCAGACTAGAAGCCGGGGAAGACCTCGACATCGTCAATTCAGACCATGCCTGGAGGATCAGGCCAGGTTATAAGCTACTTTTTAGCTTTCTCCACGCATAGTCATGCAGCAACTTACCAATACGGTACCAGTACAGTAAGCCACATACTGCTTGGCGGGTCTGAATGCATTATGGGGCTCAAGCCCTGATCAACACGAGCAAGATCTTTCGGCACCGTTGTCCCCCCAACTTTCCCCCGGGAAAAGTAAAAAGGCCCAAGCTTGCGCTTGGGCCTTTTTACTTTGTCTGGCGGAGAGAGAGGGATTCGAACCCTCGATACGCTATTAACGTATACACACTTTCCAGGCGTGCTCCTTCAACCACTCGGACAC is a genomic window of Halopseudomonas phragmitis containing:
- a CDS encoding glucose 1-dehydrogenase; this translates as MSLIDRFTLKDQVALVTGAGKGIGKAIALAYAEAGAKVACAARTLADVEAVAEQIRASGGQAIAISCDVNDASQREAAVQTTVQTFGKLTHLVNNAGGGGPNNPLKLSWEEFDRSMHFNVTSAYHLIQLCVPHMFEAGQGNVVNITSGAARYIQRGFSRYASAKAALTQLGFMLAQDFAPTIRINAIAPGPIMTDALQGVMSDEIRQIMETNTPLKCLGEVEDIAAAALYLATPASKWVTGKVIEVDGGAESSVFPT
- a CDS encoding fumarylacetoacetate hydrolase family protein — encoded protein: MDPQLIKALGDELFNALRQRTTLTPLTNRYADISIEDAYRISLQFLSRREALGERVIGKKIGVTSKAVQDMLNVHQPDFGFLTDRMQVANGTSVSLAEYNLIQPRAEGEIAFILAEDLNGPGISADDVLTATEAVTPCFEIVDSRIADWQIRIQDTVADNASCGVFALGETRIDPRQIDLASVELTMQKNAQPAGNGLGSAVQGHPCAAVAWLANTLGELGIPFRRGEIILSGALAPLVPVTAGDQIEMHISELGSARLRFTD
- a CDS encoding acetaldehyde dehydrogenase (acetylating) translates to MSKKIRCALIGPGNIGTDLLYKLQRSEVLEPVWMVGIDPTSEGLKRAEQMGLKVTCEGVDGLLPHVRDDDIRIAFDATSAYVHRENSRKLTEQGVLMIDLTPAAIGPYCVPPVNLAANLKAGATNVNMVTCGGQATIPLVAAVSRVQPVEYAEIIATAASKSVGPGTRKNIDEFTRTTASAIEKVGGARKGKAIIIINPAEPPLIMRDTVHCLVSGEPDQAAISASIEQMISEVQKYVPGYKLVNGPVFDGNRVSIFMEVEGLGDFLPKYAGNLDIMTAAAARTAEMFAENLLKQTAL
- the dmpG gene encoding 4-hydroxy-2-oxovalerate aldolase, which encodes MDLSGKKITVHDMCLRDGMHPKRHQISLQQMQAIAMGLDQAGIPLIEVTHGDGLGGSSVNYGFPAHSDEEYLSAVIPLLKQAKVSALLLPGIGTVDHLRMAQDLGVNTIRVATHCTEADVSEQHISLARNLGMDTVGFLMMAHMNSPEGLASQALLMESYGANCIYVTDSAGYMLPQDVSARIEALRATLKPETEIGFHGHHNLAMGVSNSIAAIAAGANRIDAACAGLGAGAGNTPMEILIAVCSRMGIETGVDVFDIQDVADDLVVPIMDFPIRSDKDALTMGYAGVYGSFLLFAKRAEQKYGVPAREILVEMGRRGMVGGQEDMIEDTALTLLKQRQA
- a CDS encoding spinster family MFS transporter; protein product: MSTVVESPGLGWRAHGVLSVLVFGYAGFFIGRQIMSVMIEPIKLEFGASDAAMGLISGLAFAGVYALMGLPAGRLADRRSRVRLLAATALLWSIATLLCGFAMSFWMLVLARMLVAVTEAPVTPASLSLITDLYPANQRSLAISFFTGAPTVSAIIGLGLGAWVIDNFGWRTGFYLIATPVLLVSLVLSFLVKEPARGYWDTSPPAKPPHQSLRQAAHRLMRNRAYMQLIAVCALFSFSGFAFAMWNTSFLIRSHGLSLQHAGIMAGVVTGTTAAVGGLFSGWLCDRLSSTNRQWLICIPIIGQSIALLCMLSYLLWPTGTVFHIGNMPVPKAMLWCALMGFFTVWWVAPIFNLLTQLVSPWERATAIALQTICTTLAGVGLGPLLTGILSDALSGPSGSESLRHAMLIINLSLLIPIALLAWLHRQKIIVHPPAPG
- a CDS encoding SDR family oxidoreductase; the protein is MPITAVTGSASGIGAALCAQLREAGHTVIGIDRANADINADLATAEGRQLVIEQVLAKSAGTLDHLVLCAGVGVTAPSCGLILAVNYFAVSSLLDGLAEALGNGHEASAVVVGSVASVQPGVDKHPIIAQMLDGDEAGALAAIDDIKEPSLAYAGSKLAVSILVRRKVREWAKRGVRLNVVAPGVVETPLYKASTEDARYGEATRNFVAPLGRGSQPDELANVIRFLLSDQASFMHGTVVFADGGMDAMMRPERF
- a CDS encoding amidase, which encodes MTTFSRRDFIAGTALLAAGAAVSTLRAPLSWAGSSGLRFDEYVRFDAMGLAEQVRLGAVSPAELLELAINRTEAVNPQINAVVMEHFELARRQVAAGVGGGAFAGVPFLLKDLGVSMADTVTTQGSRFFKDARARQDDPFVRKVRDAGLVVFGKTHSPEFGNSPNTESSLFGATCNPWNLDYSVGGSSGGAAAAVAAGIVPVAHASDGGGSIRIPASACGLFGLKPSRGLVPIGSGDGEVRGGLSAQHVISRSVRDTAAMLDAFAWSNPGRAFDAHSGEGSYIAQMKREPGKLRIAVMQEPLQDFPVDAECIKAVDQAALLCRELGHRVEEAVPRIDMASAAQASGLMSIVSLAHRVALREAELGRAVTEADLEPANWQMLSWGKQIPALDYARGLDALQQAAREMAEFMQDYDVLLSPTLAQVPPKLGVIDMALPLEQFGAVAGRVAAFTSIFNTTGQPAMSVPLYWTESGLPVGVMFAGRFGEERTLLRLAAQLEQAQPWFTRLPKL
- a CDS encoding EthD domain-containing protein; protein product: MKALSLITRRDDLDRQAFRNYYESTHCLLAMKYFPFAQYVRNHLLDAEDLDFDCITEVRLAQVLDVGRIMRSESRNRVLDDEAQFMRQEMIRVGSAHELLLSDWRDIKPAGGCAGERVVVLLPPNASATAQLVRAQTLLQVLAGGEFYDIKASLDQLQKGASILPFAALLWLEAENIEELQSSLTRALKGDERCIRVATCRSDADELKERFVAFLP